Proteins encoded together in one Polypterus senegalus isolate Bchr_013 chromosome 16, ASM1683550v1, whole genome shotgun sequence window:
- the tdp2b gene encoding tyrosyl-DNA phosphodiesterase 2 gives MEELSGPVIEERRRLCTQFASVTSTDDAVAQCYLAENDWNLERAVHSFFESSVVLIPSAEPNTSKEHSVKNELETVACIDLTEDEPNDCASSSSGDAKNTNEQLGNKDNSSFSLLTWNIDGLDECEIIERARGVCSLIALYEPDIVFLQEVIPPYLGYLRKRAVSYTIVAGNDEFYFSAIMLKKSRVKLINTEIIDFPTTQMLRNLLTVKASFGDRELYLMTSHLESTKDHSAERIKQLKTVLRKMKDIPDSAIVIFGGDTNLRDQEVTKIGGLPDNICDAWEFVGKPEHCRYTWDTTTNSNKQARYKCRLRFDRIFFRRTQSGMQVTPHDMDLIGLDKLDCGRFPSDHWGIICNFNI, from the exons ATGGAGGAGCTCTCTGGTCCGGTGATTGAAGAGAGGCGCCGTCTTTGCACTCAGTTCGCCAGTGTCACCAGCACCGACGATGCGGTTGCCCAGTGCTACCTTGCAGAAAACGATTGGAATTTAGAG CGAGcagttcattcattttttgagtcTTCTGTGGTGCTTATTCCCTCTGCTGAGCCAAATACAAGCAAGGAGCACAGTGTAAAGAACGAACTGGAGACTGTGGCTTG TATTGATTTGACTGAAGATGAACCAAATGACTGCGCCAGCAGTAGCAGTGGTGATGCAAAAAATACCAATGAGCAACTGGGGAACAAGGATAACAGCAGTTTTTCACTGTTAACCTGGAATATTGATGGGCTTGATGAGTGTGAAATCATTGAACGTGCTCGAGGTGTATGTTCTCTCATAGCTCT gtatgAACCAGACATTGTATTTTTACAAGAAGTAATACCTCCATATTTGGGATATCTGAGGAAAAGAGCAGTCAGTTACACAATAGTAGCAG gaaatgatgaattttattttagtGCAATTATGTTGAAGAAGTCCCGTGTAAAACTCATTAATACAGAAATCATAGATTTTCCAACTACACAGATGTTGAGGAATTTGCTTACTGTGAAA GCCAGCTTTGGTGACAGAGAGCTGTATCTGATGACATCCCATTTGGAAAGTACTAAAGACCACTCTGCTGAAAGGATCAAACAACTTAAAACTGTCCTTAGGAAAATGAAAGACATCCCTGACTCTGCTATAGTGATCTTTGGAGGAGACACCAACCTGAGAGATCAAGAG GTTACAAAAATTGGAGGATTGCCTGACAACATATGCGATGCATGGGAGTTTGTTGGAAAACCTGAACACTGCAGATACACGTGGGACACAACTACAAATAGCAATAAACAGGCCAGGTATAAGTGCAGGCTACGCTTTGATCGAATATTTTTTAGAAGAACTCAGAGTGGAATGCAGGTGACACCACATGATATGGACCTAATTGGACTTGATAAGCTGGACTGTGGCAGATTCCCTAGTGATCACTGGGGAATAATCTGTAACTTTAATATTTAG
- the acot13 gene encoding acyl-coenzyme A thioesterase 13, with protein sequence MGSMTLNSLKSIIRAMTDSPGFDRVLSKVNLVTASPGKVVCEMKVEEEHTNRAGTMHGGLTATLVDVISTAALMYTERGAPGVSVDMNITYMNAAKLGDDVLITAQVLKQGKTLAYAVVDVTNKATGKPIAQGRHTKFL encoded by the exons ATGGGCTCCATGACTCTGAACTCCCTGAAAAGCATCATACGTGCTATGACTGATAGCCCCGGCTTTGATCGAGTTTTGTCCAAG GTAAATCTCGTTACCGCGAGCCCTGGGAAGGTAGTCTGTGAAATGAAGGTGGAAGAGGAGCACACAAACCGGGCTGGCACCATGCATGGCGGACTCACAGCCACCCTGGTGGATGTCATCTCAACAGCTGCTTTAATGTATACAGAAAGAGGGGCTCCAGGCGTCAGTGTTGACATGAACATAAC CTATATGAATGCCGCAAAACTTGGTGATGACGTCCTGATTACTGCCCAGGTTCTGAAACAAGGAAAGACATTGGCCTATGCGGTCGTCGATGTGACAAACAAAGCTACAGGGAAGCCGATTGCTCAAGGAAGACACACCAAGTTTCTTTGA